A window of Xylophilus sp. GW821-FHT01B05 contains these coding sequences:
- a CDS encoding ABC transporter permease, with amino-acid sequence MNETSSLRTSAPDLPPAGSGAAHSLKGRFLRPATRQKLLAFGSLLALIVFFGFASDSFLQSDNLVSILQATSVNGVLAIACTFVIITSGIDLSVGTLMTFCAVMAGVFLTYLGLPLPIGIAAAIFFGALSGLVSGLLIAKLKIPPFIATLGMMMLLKGLALVISGTKPIYFNDTPGFTAIAQDSLIGYLVPSLPIPNGVLILFLVAIAASIVLNKTVLGRYAFALGSNEEAVRLSGVNVDFWKIVVYAVSGGICGIAGLLIASRLNSAQPALGQGYELDAIAAVVIGGTSLAGGAGTILGTIVGAFIMSVLTNGLRIMSVAQEWQTVVTGVIIILAVYADILRRRKR; translated from the coding sequence ATGAATGAGACAAGCTCTTTGCGCACATCGGCACCCGATCTGCCGCCAGCCGGAAGCGGTGCGGCGCACAGCCTGAAAGGCCGGTTTCTCCGGCCCGCGACACGGCAGAAGCTGCTGGCCTTCGGCAGCCTGCTGGCGCTGATCGTGTTCTTCGGTTTTGCATCCGACAGCTTTCTGCAATCCGACAACCTGGTGAGCATCCTGCAGGCCACCTCGGTCAACGGCGTGCTTGCCATCGCCTGCACCTTCGTCATCATCACCTCGGGCATCGACCTGTCGGTCGGCACGCTGATGACCTTCTGCGCGGTCATGGCGGGCGTGTTCCTGACCTACCTCGGGCTGCCGCTGCCGATCGGCATCGCAGCGGCCATCTTCTTCGGTGCGCTGAGCGGCCTCGTGTCGGGCCTGCTGATTGCCAAGCTGAAGATCCCGCCCTTCATCGCGACGCTGGGGATGATGATGTTGCTGAAGGGGCTGGCGCTGGTCATCTCCGGCACCAAGCCGATCTACTTCAACGACACGCCGGGCTTCACCGCGATTGCGCAGGATTCGCTGATCGGGTACCTGGTGCCTTCGCTGCCGATCCCCAATGGCGTGCTGATCCTGTTCCTGGTGGCCATCGCCGCCAGCATCGTGCTGAACAAGACGGTGCTGGGCCGCTATGCCTTCGCACTGGGCAGCAACGAAGAGGCGGTGCGGCTCTCAGGCGTGAACGTCGATTTCTGGAAGATCGTCGTGTATGCCGTCAGCGGCGGCATCTGCGGCATCGCCGGGCTGCTGATCGCCTCGCGCCTCAACTCTGCGCAGCCGGCCCTCGGCCAGGGCTACGAGCTGGATGCGATCGCCGCGGTCGTCATCGGCGGCACATCGCTTGCCGGCGGCGCCGGCACGATCCTGGGCACCATCGTCGGCGCTTTCATCATGAGCGTGCTGACCAACGGCCTGCGGATCATGTCGGTCGCGCAGGAGTGGCAGACGGTGGTGACCGGCGTGATCATCATCCTCGCCGTCTATGCGGACATCCTGCGCCGCCGCAAGCGCTGA
- a CDS encoding sugar ABC transporter ATP-binding protein, which yields MSPIVSIRKLSKAFAGVRALHKAQFDLFAGEVHALMGENGAGKSTLMKVLAGIYPCDEGEIAIDGTPVTIAGPRAAQQLGVGIVHQELNLMNHLSVAQNIFIGREPRRHLGLLLDEDALNAQAQRIFERMNLRLDPRTLVSELTVAKQQMVEIAKALSFQSKILIMDEPTAALNNEEVADLFRIIRQLKAEGVGIVYISHKMDELKQIADRVTVMRDGQYVATAPMATTSVDTIIGMMVGRQLEAVDAQTYDSARNPVVLEVRGLNRGTAIKDVSFSLRKGEILGFAGLMGAGRTEVARAVFGADPVDSGEIRVHGQKVSIRSPKQAVAHGIGYLSEDRKHFGLATGLDVETNIAMSSLDKFRSAGGFVDQAAIRTTAQRYVQQLSIKTPSVEQQVRLLSGGNQQKIVIAKWLLRDCDILFFDEPTRGIDVGAKAEIYKLLQSLAAQGKAIVVISSELPEILRLSHRIAVMCEGRLTGELAAGEASQEAIMQLATQRDAMHRN from the coding sequence ATGTCCCCGATCGTCTCGATTCGCAAGCTCTCCAAGGCGTTTGCCGGGGTGCGTGCCTTGCACAAGGCCCAGTTCGACCTCTTCGCCGGCGAGGTGCATGCGCTGATGGGCGAGAACGGCGCCGGCAAATCCACGCTGATGAAGGTGCTGGCAGGCATCTACCCGTGCGACGAAGGCGAGATCGCGATCGACGGCACGCCGGTGACCATCGCCGGGCCGCGCGCCGCGCAGCAACTGGGCGTCGGCATCGTGCACCAGGAACTCAACCTGATGAACCACCTGAGCGTGGCGCAGAACATCTTCATCGGGCGCGAGCCGCGCCGCCACCTGGGCCTGCTCCTGGATGAAGACGCGCTCAATGCTCAGGCACAGCGCATCTTCGAGCGGATGAACCTGCGGCTGGACCCGCGCACGCTGGTGAGCGAGCTGACGGTCGCCAAGCAGCAGATGGTCGAGATCGCCAAGGCGCTCTCGTTCCAATCGAAGATCCTGATCATGGACGAGCCGACGGCGGCGCTCAACAACGAAGAGGTGGCCGACCTGTTCCGGATCATCCGGCAACTGAAGGCCGAGGGCGTCGGCATCGTCTACATCTCGCACAAGATGGACGAGTTGAAGCAGATCGCCGACCGGGTGACGGTGATGCGCGACGGCCAGTACGTTGCCACCGCGCCAATGGCCACCACCAGCGTCGACACGATCATCGGGATGATGGTTGGCCGCCAACTGGAAGCGGTCGACGCGCAGACCTATGACAGCGCCCGCAATCCGGTGGTGCTGGAGGTGCGCGGGCTCAACCGCGGCACCGCCATCAAGGATGTGAGCTTCTCGCTGCGCAAAGGCGAAATCCTGGGCTTCGCGGGCCTGATGGGCGCGGGGCGTACCGAGGTGGCGCGTGCCGTCTTCGGGGCCGACCCCGTCGATTCGGGCGAGATCCGGGTGCATGGCCAGAAGGTATCGATCCGGTCGCCCAAGCAGGCCGTCGCCCACGGCATTGGCTACCTTTCGGAAGACCGCAAGCACTTCGGCCTGGCGACCGGGCTCGATGTCGAAACCAACATCGCGATGTCCTCGCTCGACAAGTTCCGCTCGGCGGGCGGCTTCGTCGACCAGGCCGCGATCCGCACGACCGCGCAGCGCTACGTGCAACAACTGAGCATCAAGACGCCATCGGTCGAGCAACAGGTGCGGCTGCTCTCGGGCGGCAACCAGCAGAAGATCGTGATCGCCAAATGGCTGCTGCGCGACTGCGACATCCTTTTCTTCGACGAGCCCACCCGCGGCATCGACGTGGGCGCCAAGGCCGAGATCTACAAGCTGCTGCAGTCGCTGGCCGCACAAGGCAAGGCGATCGTGGTGATCTCGTCGGAGCTGCCCGAAATTCTGCGCCTGAGCCACCGCATCGCCGTGATGTGCGAGGGCCGGCTGACCGGCGAGCTGGCCGCCGGCGAAGCATCCCAGGAAGCCATCATGCAATTGGCCACACAGCGTGACGCCATGCACAGGAACTGA
- a CDS encoding amidohydrolase family protein, which translates to MMRIDSHQHFWCPSRGDYAWLRADVAALAPLVRDFLPEHLAPLLAANGIKQTVLIQAADSVAETEFLLALAERHDFIGGVVGWVDLSRADAAQTLEGWARHPKFKGVRPMLQDLPDADWIAQAPHPDAVRALIRLGLRLDALVQPAHLPALLRFMQAWPALPVVIDHAAKPELRSGWDADWATQWRQQMTELAAFPQLMCKLSGLLTEALPASGKATIAALRPVWDALLEWFGPARLMWGSDWPVLTLAGSYDGWRATSEALIGELAAHEQALVWHGSAQRFYGLP; encoded by the coding sequence ATGATGCGCATCGACTCGCACCAGCATTTCTGGTGCCCTTCGCGGGGCGACTACGCCTGGTTGCGCGCGGACGTTGCGGCGCTGGCGCCACTGGTCCGCGACTTTTTGCCCGAACACCTCGCGCCTTTGCTCGCGGCAAACGGCATCAAGCAGACGGTGCTGATCCAGGCGGCCGACTCCGTTGCCGAGACCGAATTCTTGCTCGCACTGGCAGAGCGCCATGACTTCATCGGCGGCGTCGTCGGTTGGGTCGACCTGAGCCGGGCCGACGCGGCACAGACGCTCGAAGGCTGGGCGCGCCATCCGAAGTTCAAGGGCGTGCGCCCGATGCTGCAGGACCTGCCCGATGCCGACTGGATCGCGCAGGCGCCGCATCCCGATGCGGTACGCGCCCTGATACGGCTGGGCCTGCGCCTTGATGCACTGGTCCAGCCCGCGCACCTGCCGGCGCTGCTGCGCTTCATGCAAGCCTGGCCCGCGTTGCCGGTCGTGATCGACCACGCCGCCAAGCCCGAACTGCGGTCGGGGTGGGATGCGGACTGGGCTACGCAGTGGCGCCAGCAGATGACTGAGCTCGCCGCATTTCCGCAGCTGATGTGCAAGCTGTCGGGGCTGCTGACCGAGGCGCTGCCTGCTTCCGGCAAGGCGACGATTGCGGCCCTGCGCCCGGTGTGGGATGCGCTGCTTGAATGGTTCGGCCCGGCGCGCTTGATGTGGGGCAGCGACTGGCCGGTGCTGACGCTCGCCGGCAGCTACGACGGCTGGCGGGCAACCAGTGAAGCGCTGATCGGCGAACTCGCTGCGCACGAGCAAGCCCTGGTGTGGCACGGCAGCGCGCAGCGTTTCTACGGCCTGCCATGA
- a CDS encoding SDR family oxidoreductase, whose product MRLQSKTILITAAAQGIGKASALACAQEGARVIATDIDAGLLQALAQEAPGIETRLLDVRDGAAVAALAAALPALDGLFNCAGFVHDGTVLDCDEAAWDFSFDLNVKGAYRLTRAFLPGMLEKMAQGGGSGSIVNMASMASSIKGFPRRFAYGATKAAVIGMTKAVAADYARVGLRCNALCPGTVDTPSLRQRIASAADPVQAEKDFIARQPMGRLATVHDIAPQVVFLLSDESRFVTGQAILVDGGVTI is encoded by the coding sequence ATGAGACTGCAGAGCAAGACCATCCTCATCACGGCCGCAGCGCAGGGCATCGGCAAGGCCAGCGCGTTGGCCTGCGCCCAGGAAGGCGCCCGGGTGATCGCCACCGACATCGATGCCGGATTGCTGCAGGCGCTGGCCCAGGAAGCGCCCGGCATCGAGACCCGGCTGCTGGACGTGCGTGACGGTGCTGCCGTCGCAGCCCTGGCGGCTGCGCTGCCTGCGCTCGACGGCCTGTTCAACTGCGCCGGCTTCGTGCACGACGGCACGGTGCTCGATTGCGACGAGGCCGCCTGGGATTTCAGCTTTGACCTGAACGTCAAGGGCGCCTACCGGCTGACCCGCGCTTTCCTGCCCGGCATGCTGGAGAAGATGGCGCAGGGCGGCGGCAGCGGCTCCATCGTCAACATGGCGTCGATGGCGTCTTCCATCAAAGGCTTCCCGCGGCGCTTCGCCTACGGTGCCACCAAGGCGGCAGTGATCGGCATGACCAAGGCCGTCGCGGCCGACTACGCCCGGGTGGGGCTGCGCTGCAATGCGCTGTGCCCCGGCACGGTGGATACGCCCTCGCTGCGCCAGCGCATTGCCTCTGCCGCCGACCCGGTGCAGGCCGAGAAGGACTTCATCGCCCGCCAGCCGATGGGGCGCCTGGCGACGGTGCACGACATCGCGCCGCAGGTCGTCTTCCTGTTGAGCGACGAGTCGCGTTTTGTCACCGGCCAGGCGATCCTGGTCGATGGCGGCGTCACCATCTAA
- a CDS encoding IclR family transcriptional regulator, which produces MPEQTDRYRAPALDKGLDILELLAAQPHGLTRAEIVKAMGRSPSEIYRMLERLVGRDYVTRSPEGDRYALSLKLFVLGHQHPPMERLVTRALPAMDAFAKAAEQSCHLGIYDRGNVIVVAQVSAPGNWGLSTRVGVRVSLVDTGSGHVLLAFQSEQRRAAMRAEHHALDGEVPLPEADLEEILVRVRSLGYWQGDSQQAFGVTDISLPILGPPGHALAVLTCPFIRRIDRHIGPDLVETRALLQQAAAGLSLS; this is translated from the coding sequence ATGCCCGAACAGACCGACCGATACCGCGCACCCGCCCTCGACAAGGGGCTCGACATCCTGGAACTCCTGGCGGCGCAACCGCACGGCCTGACCCGCGCCGAGATCGTCAAGGCGATGGGCCGCAGCCCGAGCGAGATCTACCGGATGCTGGAGCGGCTGGTGGGCCGGGACTACGTGACCCGGTCGCCAGAGGGCGACCGCTATGCGCTGAGCCTGAAGCTCTTCGTGCTGGGCCACCAGCATCCGCCGATGGAGCGGCTGGTGACACGCGCCCTGCCCGCGATGGATGCGTTTGCCAAGGCAGCCGAGCAGTCGTGCCACCTGGGCATCTACGACCGGGGCAATGTCATCGTGGTGGCGCAGGTCAGCGCACCCGGCAACTGGGGGCTGTCGACCCGCGTCGGCGTGCGGGTCAGCCTGGTGGATACCGGCTCGGGCCATGTGCTGCTGGCCTTCCAGTCGGAACAACGCCGCGCCGCGATGCGGGCGGAGCACCATGCACTCGATGGCGAGGTGCCGCTGCCGGAAGCTGATCTGGAGGAGATATTGGTGCGCGTCCGCAGCCTGGGCTACTGGCAAGGCGACAGCCAGCAGGCGTTCGGCGTGACCGACATCTCGCTGCCGATCCTGGGGCCCCCGGGGCATGCGTTGGCGGTGCTGACCTGCCCGTTCATTCGCCGCATCGACCGCCATATCGGCCCCGATCTGGTCGAGACCCGTGCATTGCTGCAGCAGGCGGCGGCCGGGCTATCGCTCAGCTGA
- the hisF gene encoding imidazole glycerol phosphate synthase subunit HisF, translating to MLAKRIIPCLDVTGGRVVKGVNFQALRDAGDPVEIAARYNQQGADELTFLDITATSDGRDLILPIIEAVASQVFIPLTVGGGVRTVEDVRRLLNAGADKTSFNSAAIANPQVIEDASAKYGAQCIVVAIDAKRRSAEDEATRGAGWDVYSHGGRRNTGLDVVQWAVEMVRRGAGEILLTSMDRDGTKSGFDLALTRAVSDAVPVPVIASGGVGNLEHLADGIQQGGADAVLAASIFHYGEYTVGQAKACMAERGIPVRL from the coding sequence ATGCTCGCCAAACGCATCATTCCCTGCCTCGACGTTACCGGCGGCCGTGTCGTCAAGGGCGTCAACTTCCAGGCGCTGCGCGATGCCGGCGACCCGGTGGAAATCGCCGCCCGCTACAACCAGCAGGGCGCCGATGAGCTGACCTTCCTCGACATCACCGCCACCAGCGATGGGCGCGACCTGATCCTGCCCATCATCGAAGCCGTGGCCTCGCAGGTCTTCATCCCGCTCACCGTTGGCGGCGGCGTGCGCACGGTCGAAGACGTGCGCCGGCTGCTCAACGCCGGAGCTGACAAGACCAGCTTCAATTCCGCGGCCATCGCCAACCCGCAGGTGATCGAAGATGCCTCGGCCAAGTACGGCGCGCAGTGCATCGTCGTCGCCATCGACGCCAAGCGCCGCAGTGCCGAGGACGAAGCCACGCGCGGTGCGGGCTGGGACGTCTACAGCCACGGCGGGCGCCGCAACACCGGCCTGGATGTGGTGCAGTGGGCGGTCGAGATGGTGCGCCGCGGCGCCGGCGAGATCCTGCTGACCAGCATGGACCGCGACGGCACCAAGAGCGGCTTTGACCTGGCGCTGACGCGCGCCGTGAGCGACGCGGTGCCGGTGCCGGTGATCGCCTCGGGCGGCGTCGGCAACCTGGAGCACCTGGCCGACGGCATACAGCAGGGCGGCGCCGACGCGGTGCTGGCCGCCAGCATCTTCCACTACGGCGAGTACACCGTGGGCCAGGCCAAGGCCTGCATGGCGGAGCGCGGAATCCCGGTTCGGCTCTGA
- a CDS encoding D-hexose-6-phosphate mutarotase: MPTNSPEPSAAVVTRHGLRCVALTLPGGDQALVALHGAQVISWRTADGTERLYLSPRSVLDGHTAIRGGIPVCFPQFADRGPLPKHGFVRNLPWTLQDMRPADAHTARAVLRLNDDAQSRAWWPYAFEANLAVTLAPGRLRVDFAVQNTGDEAWAFTAALHSYLHTADIAHTRLEGLAGTPFWDKVRNADDVQTRPVLAFDGETDRVYQARTPLQMVHPAGALAITQSDDWDSTVVWNPGAALGATLADMPPQGFAQMLCVEAGRVRSPFTLVPGAAWTGWQQLSATD; encoded by the coding sequence GTGCCGACCAACTCGCCTGAACCCAGTGCTGCCGTGGTCACGCGCCACGGCCTGCGCTGCGTGGCGCTGACGCTGCCTGGCGGTGACCAGGCGCTGGTCGCGCTGCACGGCGCACAGGTGATTTCCTGGCGCACCGCAGACGGCACCGAGCGCCTCTACCTCAGCCCGCGCAGCGTGCTGGACGGCCACACCGCGATCCGCGGCGGCATCCCGGTGTGCTTCCCGCAGTTTGCCGACCGTGGCCCGCTGCCCAAGCATGGCTTTGTGCGCAATCTGCCCTGGACGCTGCAAGACATGCGCCCGGCCGACGCGCACACCGCCCGCGCCGTGCTGCGCCTGAATGACGACGCGCAAAGCCGGGCCTGGTGGCCTTACGCTTTTGAGGCCAACCTGGCGGTGACCTTGGCGCCCGGGCGCCTGCGCGTTGACTTCGCAGTGCAGAACACCGGCGACGAGGCCTGGGCCTTCACTGCTGCGCTGCACAGCTACCTGCACACCGCCGACATCGCCCACACCCGGCTCGAAGGCCTGGCGGGCACACCGTTCTGGGACAAGGTGCGCAATGCCGACGATGTGCAGACCCGCCCGGTGCTGGCCTTCGACGGTGAGACCGACCGCGTCTACCAGGCCCGCACGCCGCTGCAGATGGTGCACCCGGCCGGCGCGCTGGCGATCACCCAGAGCGACGACTGGGACAGCACCGTGGTCTGGAACCCCGGCGCGGCGCTGGGCGCTACCTTGGCCGATATGCCGCCCCAGGGCTTTGCGCAAATGCTGTGCGTCGAGGCTGGCCGCGTGCGCTCGCCCTTCACCCTTGTTCCCGGCGCCGCCTGGACTGGCTGGCAGCAGCTGTCCGCGACCGACTGA
- the hisA gene encoding 1-(5-phosphoribosyl)-5-[(5-phosphoribosylamino)methylideneamino]imidazole-4-carboxamide isomerase: protein MLLIPAIDLKDGHCVRLKQGDMDQSTTFGEDPAAMARKWVEAGARRLHLVDLNGAFAGKPQNYAAIKSILAAVGADIPVQLGGGIRDLDTIEKYIDGGLRYVIIGTAAVKNPGFLKDACSAFGGHIIVGLDAKDGKVATDGWSKLTGHEVVDLGKKFEDYGVESIIYTDIGRDGMLSGINVEATVKLAQALTIPVIASGGLSNMADIEQLCAVESEGVEGVICGRAIYSGDLDFATAQARADQLA, encoded by the coding sequence ATGCTTCTTATTCCCGCCATCGACCTGAAAGACGGTCACTGCGTCCGCCTGAAACAAGGGGACATGGATCAATCCACCACCTTCGGCGAAGACCCGGCGGCCATGGCCCGCAAGTGGGTCGAAGCCGGCGCGCGCCGCCTGCACCTGGTGGACCTGAACGGCGCCTTTGCCGGCAAGCCGCAGAACTACGCGGCCATCAAGTCCATCCTGGCAGCGGTGGGCGCCGACATCCCGGTGCAGTTGGGCGGCGGCATCCGCGACCTCGACACCATCGAGAAGTACATCGACGGCGGCCTGCGCTACGTCATCATCGGCACTGCTGCGGTGAAGAACCCGGGCTTTTTGAAAGACGCCTGCAGCGCCTTCGGCGGCCACATCATCGTCGGCCTGGATGCCAAGGACGGCAAGGTCGCCACCGACGGCTGGAGCAAGCTCACCGGCCACGAAGTGGTCGACCTGGGCAAGAAGTTCGAAGACTACGGCGTCGAATCCATCATCTACACCGACATCGGCCGCGACGGCATGCTGTCGGGCATCAACGTCGAGGCCACGGTCAAGCTGGCCCAGGCATTGACCATTCCGGTGATCGCCTCGGGCGGCCTGTCCAACATGGCCGACATCGAGCAGCTCTGCGCGGTCGAGAGCGAGGGTGTCGAAGGCGTCATCTGCGGCCGCGCCATCTATTCCGGCGACCTCGATTTCGCCACGGCGCAGGCCCGTGCCGACCAACTCGCCTGA
- the hisH gene encoding imidazole glycerol phosphate synthase subunit HisH: MNNGAKTVAVVDYGMGNLRSVSQAVQAAVVGTDWQVVVTAEPDEVRAADRIVLPGQGAMPDCMRELVDSGLQASVLEAAAQKPLFGVCVGMQMLLDASDEGPTNGLGLFPGRVVKFDLAGRLQPDGSRFKVPQMGWNEVFQTAHDGAVHPIWAGVPDGAYFYFVHSFYVRPSDARHSAGEADYGARFTAAVARDNIFATQFHPEKSASHGLALYRNFLHWNP, from the coding sequence ATGAATAACGGAGCAAAAACAGTCGCCGTGGTCGACTACGGCATGGGCAATCTGCGTTCGGTATCGCAAGCCGTGCAGGCCGCCGTGGTCGGTACGGATTGGCAGGTGGTGGTCACGGCCGAGCCTGATGAGGTGCGGGCCGCCGATCGCATCGTGCTGCCAGGCCAGGGCGCCATGCCCGACTGCATGCGCGAACTGGTCGACTCCGGCCTGCAGGCCTCGGTACTGGAAGCGGCGGCGCAAAAACCGCTGTTCGGTGTCTGCGTGGGCATGCAGATGCTGCTCGACGCCAGCGACGAAGGCCCGACCAACGGCCTGGGCCTGTTCCCCGGCCGCGTCGTCAAGTTCGATCTGGCGGGCCGCCTGCAGCCTGACGGCAGCCGCTTCAAGGTGCCGCAGATGGGCTGGAACGAGGTGTTCCAGACCGCCCACGACGGCGCGGTGCACCCGATCTGGGCCGGCGTGCCGGACGGCGCGTACTTCTACTTCGTGCATAGTTTCTACGTCCGTCCGTCGGATGCCCGCCACAGCGCGGGGGAAGCCGACTATGGTGCTCGCTTTACCGCAGCCGTGGCACGCGATAACATTTTTGCGACCCAGTTCCATCCGGAAAAAAGCGCCAGCCACGGATTGGCGCTGTACCGCAACTTTCTCCACTGGAATCCCTGA
- the hisB gene encoding imidazoleglycerol-phosphate dehydratase HisB encodes MSTPIPADSTDRIAEVSRNTAETKITVRVNLDGTGHAKLATGIGFFDHMLDQIARHGLIDLDVRADGDLYIDGHHTVEDVGITLGQAFAKAVGDKKGIRRYGHAYVPLDEALSRVVIDFSGRPGLHMHVPFTSGMVGAFDTQLTFEFFQGFANHAGVTLHIDNLKGVNAHHQAETVFKAFARALRAALERDPRAPGVIPSTKGSL; translated from the coding sequence ATGAGCACACCAATCCCTGCCGACTCCACCGACCGCATCGCCGAGGTCTCGCGCAATACCGCCGAGACCAAGATCACCGTGCGCGTCAACCTCGACGGCACCGGCCATGCCAAGCTGGCCACGGGCATCGGCTTCTTCGACCACATGCTCGACCAGATCGCGCGCCACGGCCTGATCGATCTGGACGTGCGCGCCGATGGCGACCTGTACATCGACGGCCACCACACGGTCGAAGACGTCGGCATCACGCTCGGCCAGGCCTTTGCCAAGGCGGTCGGTGACAAGAAGGGCATCCGCCGCTACGGCCACGCCTATGTGCCGCTGGACGAGGCGCTGTCGCGCGTGGTGATCGATTTCTCCGGCCGCCCCGGGCTGCATATGCACGTGCCCTTCACCAGCGGCATGGTCGGCGCCTTCGACACCCAGCTCACCTTTGAATTCTTCCAGGGCTTTGCCAACCACGCGGGCGTGACGCTGCACATCGACAACCTCAAGGGCGTCAACGCGCACCACCAGGCCGAGACCGTGTTCAAGGCCTTTGCCCGCGCACTGCGCGCAGCGCTGGAGCGCGACCCGCGCGCGCCCGGCGTGATCCCATCCACCAAGGGTTCGCTGTGA
- a CDS encoding aminotransferase class I/II-fold pyridoxal phosphate-dependent enzyme, whose translation MSNPLERIRRDVQSMHAYAVQDATGLLKLDAMENPHGLPPALQAALGARLGALALNRYPGPRIDELRRALAAHAGLPEGQALMLGNGSDELISLLAMACDVPADQTPDGLPPAILAPLPGFVMYAMSAALQGLRFVGVPLTANFELDADAMCAAIAQHRPAITYLAYPNNPTAGLWDAGAMARVIAAAGEVGGLVVIDEAYQPFASRSWLDEIRRAPQAHGHVLLIRTLSKFGLAGVRIGYLMGPAALVAEIDKVRPPYNISVLNAECALFALEHAEVFAAQAADICAERAALSAALARLPGVTVWPSDANMLLVRLPGGDAGALRAFEGLRAAGILVKNVSKMHTLLAGCLRLTVGTAAENAQMLAALQHVLAAPQPTHAPTR comes from the coding sequence ATGAGCAACCCGCTCGAGCGCATCCGGCGCGACGTGCAGTCCATGCATGCCTATGCCGTGCAGGATGCCACCGGCCTGCTCAAGCTCGACGCCATGGAGAACCCGCACGGCCTGCCGCCCGCGTTGCAGGCCGCGCTGGGCGCGCGCCTGGGTGCGCTGGCGCTCAACCGCTACCCGGGCCCGCGCATAGACGAGCTGCGCCGCGCCCTGGCCGCGCATGCCGGCCTGCCCGAAGGCCAGGCGCTGATGCTGGGCAATGGCTCGGACGAGCTGATCTCGCTGCTGGCCATGGCCTGCGACGTACCTGCCGACCAAACCCCCGACGGCCTGCCACCGGCCATCCTGGCGCCGCTGCCGGGCTTTGTGATGTACGCCATGAGCGCGGCGCTGCAAGGCCTGCGCTTTGTCGGCGTGCCACTCACGGCGAACTTTGAGCTGGACGCCGACGCCATGTGCGCCGCCATCGCCCAGCACCGCCCGGCCATCACCTACCTGGCCTATCCCAACAACCCGACCGCCGGGTTGTGGGACGCCGGCGCCATGGCGCGCGTGATCGCTGCCGCAGGTGAAGTGGGTGGCCTGGTGGTGATCGACGAGGCCTACCAGCCTTTCGCCAGCCGCAGCTGGCTGGACGAGATCCGCCGCGCACCGCAGGCGCACGGCCACGTGCTGCTGATCCGCACGCTCAGCAAGTTTGGCCTGGCTGGTGTGCGCATTGGCTACCTGATGGGCCCGGCCGCGCTGGTGGCCGAGATCGACAAGGTGCGTCCGCCCTACAACATCAGTGTGCTCAATGCCGAGTGCGCGCTGTTCGCGCTGGAGCACGCCGAGGTGTTCGCCGCCCAGGCCGCAGACATCTGCGCCGAGCGCGCCGCGCTGTCGGCCGCGCTGGCCCGCCTGCCCGGCGTGACCGTGTGGCCCAGCGACGCCAACATGCTGCTTGTGCGCCTGCCCGGCGGCGACGCTGGCGCGCTGCGCGCTTTCGAAGGCCTGCGGGCGGCCGGGATTCTTGTCAAGAACGTTTCTAAAATGCACACACTGCTGGCCGGGTGTCTGCGCCTGACCGTCGGTACCGCCGCCGAGAATGCGCAAATGCTCGCGGCCCTGCAGCACGTCCTTGCGGCCCCCCAGCCCACCCACGCCCCGACCCGATGA